In the Nerophis lumbriciformis linkage group LG18, RoL_Nlum_v2.1, whole genome shotgun sequence genome, aggctccagcaccccccgcaaccccaaaaaaggATAAGCTGtaggaaatagatggatggatttacaaacaaaataggccggataaaacctgttggtgGGCTTGATCCGGCCCGCGAGCcgtatgtttgacatccctgaccgAGACTCATCAGCCCGCACTAGAAAGTGGCCGAGAGCTATTGGGCAGCCATTggcttatatatacaggtaaaagccagtaaattagaacattttgaaaaacttgatttatttcagtaattgcattcaaaaggtgtaacgtgtacattatatttattcattgcacacagactgatgcattcaaatgtttatttcatttaattttgatgatttgaagtggcaacaaatgaaaatccaaaattccgtgtgtcacaaaattagaatattacttaaggctaatacaaaaaagggatttttagaaatgttggccaactgaaaagtatgaaaatgaaaaatatgagcatgtacaatactcaatacttggttggagctccttttgcctcaattactgcgttaatgcggcgtggcatggagtcgatgagtttctggcactgctcaggtgttatgagagcccaggttgctctgatagtggccttcaactcttctgcgtttttgggtctggcattctgcatcttccttttcacaataccccacagattttctatggggctaaggtcaggggagttggcgggccaatttagaacagaaataccatggtcccatgggtgccatgtcatctgctggtgtcggtccactctgtttcctgagatccagggtcaacgcagctgtctaccagcaagttttagagcacttcatgcttcctgctgctgacctgctctatggagatggagatttcaagttccaacaggacttggcgcctgcacacagcgtaaaatctacccgtgcctggtttacggaccatggtatttctgttctaaattggcccgccaactcccctgaccttagccccatagaaaatctgtggggtattgtgaaaaggaagatgcagaatgccagacccaaaaacgcagaagagttgaaggccactatcagagcaacctgggctctcataacacctgagcagtgccagaaactcatcgactccatgccacgccgcattaacgcagtaattgaggcaaaaggagctccaaccaagtattgagtattgtacatgctcatatttttcattttcatacttttcagttggccaacatttctaaaaatcccttttttgtattagccttaagtaatattctaattttgtgacacacggaattttggattttcatttgttgccacttcaaatcatcaaaattaaatgaaataaacatttgaatgcatcagtctgtgtgcaatgaataaatataatgtacaagttacaccttttgaatgcaattactgaaataaattaagtttttcaaaatattctaatttactggcttttacctgtgtatatatatatatatatatacatacaatttaTGAGGGTCAGGCAATTCCTTATGGTctattttagctgtaaataacaaaatataaataataaatgtcaatgtttatcacacgccaacaacacaaacacgtCGGCTTTAGCGTGAGCTCGTTAGCTTCAGCATtcggttcatatatatatatatataaatacgtatatatatacatacatatatatatatatatagacatatatatatacatatatatatatatatatatatatatatatatatatatatatagacatatatatatatatgtatatatatatatatgtgtatatatatatatatgtgtatatatatatatatgtatatatatatatatatatgtatatatatatatatatatgtgtctatgcatatatatatatatatatatatatatatatatatatatatatatatatatatatatatatatatatatatatatatatatatatatatacatatatatatatatatatatatatatatatatatatatatatatatatatataccggtatatatagggaataagcggtagaaatggatggatggatggatttgtaaaCAATACGTTTTTAGTTTGAAAATGCGTttcatttcaaataaaaaaaaattgtttgaaaatgtatttttttattccacgtcaccttttttttttagttggaaatcttttttttaggttgaaaaaaaaagtcctcttttTGTTTGGTTAAAAGCCAAAGCCCCTCCCATGCAGTTCACACGGGCGACGCTGGTGTGCACAACAAACATCTCTTTCAAACTTAAAACGTCaccaaacttgaaaaaaaaaaacgcaaaatgtaatttaaaatggTTCTGTTGTTATGAATGCACCCAAAGCAGGCACTTCGCGGGTCCAAATGGTCGTTTGGGACGTGAGCTATCAGACAAAACTAGTTCCATGCGTCTGAGGTAAGTAGAAGACAATGTTGAGGTTTTACTTGTGAAACGTCCAACTTACTGACAACCGAAATGTCTCTGAAAgtttatatttcatattttggtgAGTGACTGGCTGATAATGAGtcaaatgcatcatcagtgacTCGCTACTTCGTACTGTAGCTGTTGGCTAGCTAGCGCCCCCTAGCGGCTCTAGTAGAGTCAGCGAACAGCAAAAGCTTAGCGGTTGTGTATTTAATCATGTTAACCTTTAATTAAAGTCATGGAAAGCAGCATCGAGAAGTTTGTCAACTTGAGAAAGCGTCTGGGCCAGCTGGGTTACAAGCATCCTCTTGGAATAGAATCATTGCCACTAGTTGAGAAACTATTCAGGTAAACACACTTTTGGCACTAATTGTACGTCCCTTTTGAACCTAGTAATTCAAATGAATTAATTACTTCTCCTTTGCAGTGATCTAGTCAGCACTACTGAAAGCCTGCGCAATGCAAAACTGTCACAAGGGAAGAACGAGAACGAATGCCTCAACTGTGATGTTCTTCTGGAGCCATACAGGGCAGATAATGCCCGACTGGTCAAGGAGAACAATGAAGTCCACCAGGAGCTTCTGAAGGTGATGGAGGAGAAGGACCATGCCACCAAAGGTATTCATCATCAATTATATTCTGGTATCCTCCTATACACTAATATTATGAGCCTAAATATCTGCCTATTTTCAGAGCTGAAAACCCGCATCAGAAAACTGGAACACCACACTTGTGACCTGACGTCACTCAACAACCAATACATGCACAACCTCCGCTGCCTGGAGAAGGACGGCAAAACAAAAGCCGAGCGCATCCTGGAGCTCCAGGAAAAGAACTTGCAAGCAGTGGTGCAGACGCCAGGTAGTATCCAATGCTTGATGATGATGATAGTAATACAACTGGGATAATAGACCCCATACTACAGTCAGGGATTTAGGAAATAGTTTAATACTGGGGGGAAGCACCAATtgctgtaaaaatatatataaatagatatacgttaggtcaggaaaaaacacagaggctatatcatccctacaagcctgtttcgcaggtttccctgctcgtcactgagcactgtataacggataaaccacagaaaccttgactatatatatagataaatatatgtGATGGCATTAATTTATTTACAAGTGAAAATTACattataataatgtacagtatcagGATTTGACCTAAAACAaatctatatcatccctacaagcctgtttcgcaggtttccctgctcgtcactgagcactgtataacggataaaccacagaaacctcgactatatatatatagatagatatatttgATGGCATTAAtgtatttacaagttaaaaattacattataataatgtacagtatgagGATTTGACCTAAAACAaatctatatcatccctacaagcctgtttcgcaggtttccctgctcgtcactgagcactgtataacggataaaccacagaaacctcgactatatatatagatagatatatttgATGGCATTAAtgtatttacaagttaaaaattacattataataatgtacagtatgagGATTTGACCTAAAACAAATCTATATaattcctacaagcctgttttcgcaggtttccctgctcgtcactgagcactgtataacagataaaccacagaaacctcgactatatatattgaatgaatgaatgcatttatttttttccggCAGACATacatagcaacacttcatcagtctttgtaatttgacagacatgcaacggcacccaccgaaaagTGAAACgggaaaaaagcaagaatgcttatccatgtccaTATATAGATGGATATATTTGATGGCATTAATGTATTTGCAAGTGAAAATTACattataataatgtacagtatcagGATTTGACCTAAAACAaatctatatcatccctacaagcctgttttgcagttttccctgctcgtcactgagcactgtataacggataaaccacagaaacctcgactatatatatagatagatatatttgATGGCATTAATATAGTTACAAGTGaaaattatattataataatgtacagtatcagGATTTGACCTAAAACAAATCTATATcacccctacaagcctgtttcgcaggtttccctgctcgtcattgagcactgtataacggataaaccacagaaacctcgactatatatatagatagatatatttgATGGCATTAAtgtatttacaagttaaaaattacattataataatgtacagtatgagGATTTGACCTAAAACAAATCTATATaattcctacaagcctgttttcgcaggtttccctgctcgtcactgagcactgtataacagataaaccacagaaacctcgactatatatattgaatgaatgaatgcatttatttttttccggCAGACATacatagcaacacttcatcagtctttgtaatttgacagacatgcaacggcacccaccgaaaagTGAAACgggaaaaaagcaagaatgcttatccatgtccaTATATAGATGGATATATTTGATGGCATTAATGTATTTGCAAGACAAAATTACattataataatgtacagtatcagCATTTGacctaaaacaaatattttaatgtttttgtcaTAGCAATAcgattcttaattttttttgtgaacTCTTAGATTTCAAAAACTATTGATCCACAAGAGGAATTGTTTGACACACAGTAGCTCAATTGTAAAATGATGAAAATCTCAGGAGCTACTGTGATCTGCCGCCACTCTTTTGGGCGCACATCAAAACCATGTGGTTGCAGTTCAGGCTAAAAAAAGTCCACAAAGAACAAGGCAAAAAAACGGGGAAACAAGAgagaaacattaaagaacacaaaggacataggcGACATTAGGCTcgtttccaccaaaagttcaggaacaTCAAGTTCCTGGAACTAAAGTTTCTTGTAGAACCTATTTTCAGTCACAAATGCGACTGAAAAATGCTCGCACTGTACAGCCTTGAACACTGACAAAGTTAGCAATCAAATAATAGACTAGTGGTCATACCAGAATAAAGATAACCTAACTCAAATGACATGGTTTctaaatatgaatataaacaaACCGCAAGACGTTTTAAATGAACAATATTTATTGCAACGTATCAGTTTAAAGGCGTGCTGTGTACACATTTCCTATAGTTTGTATTATATTTATTGTTAGCTTTCATGTTTAATTTGTATCGAGTTATTTGCTGTATCAATTCAATACAGTGATTATATTGATGGAGCACTATAAACCTGACCTAATGAGAAATATGCATGGATGTTAGTTGGCCGTGTCCTAGGTGGAAAAAAGCGCAGCATCCCTTTCAGGCGTCCGAGGATGCAAACAGATGAGCTCATCCCTCCACCCGCAACATCAGCTTACCCCGTACCCCAGCCAGGCGACCCGTACACAGCAGATCTCCTGCAGTTGGCTGATAAAAGGTATGCGGTGTATTCATTATTTTCTCATGTGCTTTGCATGAAGTGCTTACGCCATTTTAATTCAAAGAATTCTTGAGCTGGAGGAAGAAGTCACAAAAATCCACTATGCGCTGGAAGATTCCCATGAATGTATACAACTGTTAAATACTCAAGTAAGTAAACAGGCAAATTGATTATGTACTGTCATGAGGATGATCATCTTTTCCAACTGTTTCTTGAAGGTGTCCGAGAGGGACAGAGAGATCGAGCGTTTGAATCGTTCACTTCACGGAGGGCGACCCCGTGATGTCATCTCTTTGGAGGCTCAGAACATCAGCAATGAAAAACGGATTGCCCAACTTAACCTTCAAGTGGGTCACTCATTGAAGAATTATCCTGCATTCTTTTGGTGGATTGTGTGTTAATTGTGCTCTACACAGATCGATTTCTTGCAAGACAACAATAGGACGCAACAGCAGATGGAGGAGAGACTGCAGCCGAATGGGGTGGAGATGGATAAGGAGCGGGCCTTGGAAATGGCTGATCAGGAGTTGTTAGATATTAAAGTGAGATTATAGAGTTAAGACGTGGAAAGAAAAGACCTCTACATCAaagctttgtttttcttttttacaggAAACAATTTGTCGTCAAAGGGACGTCATTGAAAATGTTGAggacaacttcaaaaagaaaagaGTGGTGAGTGTTTTGTGAAACTGAAAATAAGCCTCAAAGTAAATCCCATGGTTCCGTTCACTCATTCACAAGCATGTCATACAACAcgtaataaagctgattctgattctaataaGCACCTGTGCAACACATGTGTTGTGTAATTAGTGGCGTCGCTCTTCTTTCCAGCTATTGATGATAACCTACACCTTGCTTAATGGAacttaattaaaaagaaaaaaccctcaaaataatccacaaattcAAAGCTTGATCAAGCACGAGCACATAAGCTTGtgtaacacaacacacatgtcatgtACTTAACGGCATTGTTCTTTCTGCCAGCTATTGATGGTAACCCCCATCTTGCACAATTGAAATTCATTTATAAAAGACTCAAAATGAGCCACAAATTCAATGTCCATGGTACGCTTGCTCACGCACAAGCTTCCCACTGTCATAAAACTAACGCTATTGTTCCTTCGACTGGTTGTAAATGATAACCGGCACCTTATATAATAGAAATGAATAGACTCAAAGTAATCCACAAATTCAAAACCCGTAATACTCTCGCTCACACATGTGCATATGTGACGTAACTAAGCAACACTCTTGTAGAAGaccccccttttttctttttttttttcaaatttattttattttattttttatttttttgtcctgtccagcttctcaggcaaatcatatagttgatgtagatgcccatatcggctgttcagatttactttacaaaagagaagtgtaggatacttctcttgttgccttatttgtatttgactttattaaatgtatttatattatcatttggtgcagccgggccggagcaggaggggctagaaagagaaaaaaaagaagacagagg is a window encoding:
- the LOC133617841 gene encoding centrosomal protein of 135 kDa-like isoform X2; amino-acid sequence: MESSIEKFVNLRKRLGQLGYKHPLGIESLPLVEKLFSDLVSTTESLRNAKLSQGKNENECLNCDVLLEPYRADNARLVKENNEVHQELLKVMEEKDHATKELKTRIRKLEHHTCDLTSLNNQYMHNLRCLEKDGKTKAERILELQEKNLQAVVQTPVGRVLGGKKRSIPFRRPRMQTDELIPPPATSAYPVPQPGDPYTADLLQLADKRILELEEEVTKIHYALEDSHECIQLLNTQVSERDREIERLNRSLHGGRPRDVISLEAQNISNEKRIAQLNLQIDFLQDNNRTQQQMEERLQPNGVEMDKERALEMADQELLDIKETICRQRDVIENVEDNFKKKRVEHSERMFETSSLADQLVELRGQNEKLEAKVDFIEREKVRLQDKVEKMMSAERDIVLELEAMRAKHGVCGRDRSPSRLDAFVKSLEEERDRYRQEAEHCRRFRGADSPSRDSPDRSRSPGRKERDEMKAALVDVEKHAEDIQTKVKALSAERDHFKMMFYQTQEKLEDARVSSSTSDDVLNLGEELKLAENEIMQVNAQRELLMEDFKVEGELKDVRSEAELPKKQLESKRQIVRTPNTLLSTTPQGEFQANLAASEKDS
- the LOC133617841 gene encoding centrosomal protein of 135 kDa-like isoform X1, whose protein sequence is MESSIEKFVNLRKRLGQLGYKHPLGIESLPLVEKLFSDLVSTTESLRNAKLSQGKNENECLNCDVLLEPYRADNARLVKENNEVHQELLKVMEEKDHATKELKTRIRKLEHHTCDLTSLNNQYMHNLRCLEKDGKTKAERILELQEKNLQAVVQTPVGRVLGGKKRSIPFRRPRMQTDELIPPPATSAYPVPQPGDPYTADLLQLADKRILELEEEVTKIHYALEDSHECIQLLNTQVSERDREIERLNRSLHGGRPRDVISLEAQNISNEKRIAQLNLQIDFLQDNNRTQQQMEERLQPNGVEMDKERALEMADQELLDIKETICRQRDVIENVEDNFKKKRVEHSERMFETSSLADQLVELRGQNEKLEAKVDFIEREKVRLQDKVEKMMSAERDIVLELEAMRAKHGVCGRDRSPSRLDAFVKSLEEERDRYRQEAEHCRRFRGADSPSRDSPDRSRSPGRKGGVEESEFLALLKERDEMKAALVDVEKHAEDIQTKVKALSAERDHFKMMFYQTQEKLEDARVSSSTSDDVLNLGEELKLAENEIMQVNAQRELLMEDFKVEGELKDVRSEAELPKKQLESKRQIVRTPNTLLSTTPQGEFQANLAASEKDS